The following proteins are co-located in the Pomacea canaliculata isolate SZHN2017 linkage group LG10, ASM307304v1, whole genome shotgun sequence genome:
- the LOC112574436 gene encoding uncharacterized protein LOC112574436 produces MAGFMQNLQDRKVSKSMMHEVEKPDSDLTVQAALARGAENGRVIQSCTLHCESQNLDLPVDKNDFLKVSTNGLMDVVNTNGPNDMVNIDKHGDLKSNSILITMCGECSDLKESFTASVPLISRLRPVEDRLLQTAAYGASSQFEPSTCSQSARGGAAICNKNRWNQSSQQIFVRPRWHFLHSPIEGVVLMNDRAKWSLKDPDVVHQNTLTSLNFLLTSSLEEGCYNTTIATAHLLTSQCPSEQMIWCLVSILKEAKEESTLNAAYSLLMTWLKQHPPIDSDIRILYEKGLKLYDWDSVQEIIELSVDTAAGETEQLLASWGGARLHLKFLLATLECNFLHFLHNINKQGACNCLLIRCLWAPSYQICCNPRIRRLLTFLQRSLKAFKSAQACWEEILGLLAMVAQCCHLADNNWQWGEAVCSGGVSTTYFVQELAASVSVCDRQILQLVLSRIPAPWLRGQLSAALLSNYDDYLVPGGLLSDQWSLAKIVSQFFYLLPNMSHTSDSEFTRKKTAETDIVDPDVSTSLAGQRLTADRINKRNPKGETLLHRAAIKNDVVLLKQMLSVPGVDVNAQDNAGWSPLHEACHHGNVECVRALLKFVPKKTIDAYTSGAGKLKRVDIRALSEEKITPLHDAVLKNHVSVVTLLLQYGGTSLLQARTVLGNTPLDLARTEEMRQVLTSAKSVDT; encoded by the exons ATGGCAGGATTTATGCAGAACCTGCAAGATAGAAAGGTGTCCAAGTCAATGATGCATGAAGTGGAGAAGCCAGACAGTGACTTGACAGTTCAAGCTGCTCTTGCAAGAGGTGCAGAAAATGGAAGAGTGATCCAATCATGCACTTTACACTGTGAAAGTCAGAATCTTGATTTGCCTGTAGACAAAAATGACTTCTTAAAGGTATCCACTAATGGCCTGATGGATGTAGTGAACACAAATGGACCAAATGACATGGTCAACATCGATAAACATGGAGATCTGAAGTCAAACAGCATCCTGATCACAATGTGCGGTGAATGCTCAGATCTGAAGGAGAGTTTCACTGCATCTGTACCTCTCATATCCCGATTGAGGCCAGTGGAAGATCGTCTGCTGCAGACTGCTGCCTATGGAGCAAGCTCACAGTTTGAGCCGAGTACTTGCTCTCAGTCTGCTCGTGGTGGAGCTGCTATTTGTAACAAAAACCGATGGAATCAGTCTAGCCAGCAGATATTTGTAAGACCTCGATGGCATTTCTTGCACTCACCTATAGAAGGAGTTGTGTTAATGAATGACAGGGCCAAGTGGTCCTTGAAGGATCCTGATGTTGTGCATCAGAATACATTGACATCCCTCAACTTTCTGCTGACCAGCAGCTTAGAGGAGGGATGTTACAATACTACCATTGCCACTGCACACTTGCTGACATCACAGTGCCCATCGGAGCAGATGATTTGGTGTCTAGTGAGCATATTAAAG GAAGCTAAAGAGGAGAGTACATTGAATGCAGCTTACTCTTTGCTTATGACGTGGCTGAAGCAACATCCTCCTATTGATTCCGACATCAGGATTTTGTATGAAAAAGGACTCAAGCTGTATGACTGGGATTCTGTTCAAGAAATAATAGA GCTGTCAGTAGATACAGCAGCAGGCGAGACTGAGCAGCTGCTGGCATCTTGGGGTGGGGCACGGCTGCATCTAAAATTCCTGCTGGCAACATTAGAATGCAACTTTCTGCACTTTCTACACAA CATCAACAAGCAAGGGGCATGTAATTGCTTGCTCATCCGCTGCCTCTGGGCCCCTTCCTACCAGATCTGCTGCAACCCTCGTATTCGAAGGCTTCTCACATTTCTACAGAGATCTCTTAAGGCCTTCAAATCAGCACAG GCATGCTGGGAGGAAATCCTAGGTTTACTTGCAATGGTGGCTCAGTGCTGCCATCTTGCAGACAATAACTGGCAGTGGGGGGAGGCCGTGTGCTCAGGAGGGGTTAGCACAACTTACTTCGTACAGGAGCTTGCAGCATCAGTCTCTG TTTGTGACAGACAAATCCTTCAGCTGGTGTTGTCAAGAATCCCAGCGCCCTGGCTCCGGGGGCAGTTGTCAGCAGCCCTGCTGTCCAACTACGATGACTACCTTGTTCCTGGTGGCTTGTTGTCAGACCAGTGGTCACTGGCCAAAATT GTGTCGCAGTTCTTTTATCTTCTGCCCAATATGAGTCACACCAG tgACAGTGAGTTCACCAGAAAAAAGACAGCAGAAACAGACATTGTGGATCCAGATGTATCAACATCATTGGCTGGCCAACGACTCACTGCAGACAGGATCAACAAAAGGAATCCAAAAG GGGAGACATTGCTTCACCGAGCAGCCATCAAAAATGATGTTGTCCTTCTGAAACAAATGTTATCAGTCCCAG GTGTAGATGTCAATGCCCAGGACAATGCTGGTTGGTCACCTTTACATGAAGCTTGTCATCATGGCAATGTGGAGTGCGTCAGAGCACTGCTTAAGTTTGTTCCTAAGAAGACTATTGACGCATATACTTCTG GAGCAGGGAAATTGAAGCGTGTTGATATTCGAGCACTCAGTGAGGAGAAGATCACCCCTCTTCATGATGCTGTCCTGAAGAACCATGTCAGCGTTGTTACACTGCTTCTCCAATATGGAG GTACCAGTTTACTCCAGGCTAGAACTGTCCTTGGCAACACGCCTTTGGATCTTGCGAGGACAGAGGAGATGCGACAGGTGCTGACTTCTGCAAAGTCTGTGGACACCTAA
- the LOC112574288 gene encoding ADP-ribosylation factor-related protein 1-like: MYSLLSGLWKYLFQKDEFFVLILGLDNAGKTTFLEQTKTKFNKGYKGMNLAKVTTTVGLNIGKIDLGKTRLNFWDLGGQEELQSLWDKYYAETHAVIYVVDSSDRDRIEESKMAFDKMVFNSSLRGVPLLLLANKQDLEDCLTVSDIRHVFNPTPEVVGSRDCRTDGVSALRGDGVQESINWLSNCIKRNTHSRPPTQRDIT, encoded by the exons ATGTACTCCCTGTTATCAGGACTTTGGAAATATTTATTCCAGAAGGATGAATTTTTTGTTCTTATCCTTGGATTGGACAATGCTGGAAAGACA ACATTTTtggagcaaacaaaaacaaaattcaacaagGGCTACAAAGGCATGAATTTGGCTAAAGTCACTACAACAGTTGGACTGAATA TTGGCAAGATTGACCTTGGGAAAACACGATTGAATTTCTGGGACCTTGGTGGTCAGGAGGAACTGCAGTCCCTGTGGGATAAG TATTATGCAGAAACACATGCAGTCATCTATGTTGTGGATTCTTCAGACAGAGATCGGATTGAGGAATCCAAAATGGCATTTG acaaAATGGTCTTCAATTCCTCTTTGAGAGGTGTACCGCTCCTGCTGCTGGCTAACAAGCAGGACTTAGAG GATTGCCTGACTGTGAGTGACATCAGACATGTATTTAACCCGACTCCTGAGGTTGTTGGCAGCAGAGACTGTCGAACAGATGGGGTTTCTGCACTGAGAGG TGATGGCGTACAAGAAAGTATCAACTGGTTGTCAAACTGTATCAAAAGAAATACACACTCCCGGCCACCCACACAACGAGATATCACCTGA